Proteins from a genomic interval of Thermodesulfobacteriota bacterium:
- a CDS encoding methylenetetrahydrofolate reductase C-terminal domain-containing protein → MIVGEQKPFTEIVEMLKGFQKILVLGCGTCVTVCFAGGAKEVEILSSLIRMDRKKKGEPVEIVEKTLVRQCDPEYLQELSGSIGEYDAVLSMACGVGVNFLADTYANTVFLPALNTKFMGVTEEHGVWSERCAGCGQCILDMTGGLCPIARCSKGLFNGPCGGSVNGKCEISKDVDCVWQLIYDRLKGLNRLDKLDEIFPIKDWSASPHGGPRKIVREDLKV, encoded by the coding sequence ATGATTGTTGGCGAACAGAAGCCATTTACTGAAATTGTCGAGATGCTGAAGGGGTTCCAAAAGATCCTGGTTCTTGGTTGTGGCACCTGCGTAACGGTGTGTTTTGCCGGCGGCGCCAAAGAGGTGGAGATCCTTTCGTCGCTGATTCGCATGGACCGCAAGAAAAAAGGGGAACCCGTTGAGATTGTTGAGAAAACCCTTGTCCGGCAGTGTGATCCGGAGTATCTTCAGGAGCTCTCCGGGTCCATAGGCGAGTACGACGCGGTGCTGTCCATGGCCTGCGGCGTAGGCGTCAATTTTCTGGCAGATACCTATGCGAACACCGTTTTCCTCCCCGCACTAAACACCAAATTCATGGGAGTCACGGAGGAACACGGCGTCTGGTCCGAGCGCTGTGCCGGTTGCGGCCAGTGCATTCTGGACATGACCGGCGGACTGTGTCCCATAGCCCGATGTTCCAAAGGCCTCTTCAACGGCCCCTGCGGCGGCTCGGTCAATGGGAAATGCGAGATAAGCAAGGACGTGGACTGCGTATGGCAGCTAATATATGACCGTCTGAAGGGTCTCAATCGACTGGACAAGCTTGACGAGATTTTCCCCATAAAGGATTGGTCGGCGAGTCCCCACGGTGGTCCGCGGAAGATTGTGAGAGAGGATCTGAAAGTATGA
- a CDS encoding methylenetetrahydrofolate reductase, whose product MKSGSSLERILESGQFAVTSECGPPKGTSGQVVKRKGELLKTCCDALNITDNQTAIVRMSSLSGCVLLRELGIEPVMQMVVRDRNRIAIQSDILGAVALGVRNLLCLSGDHQRFGNHPQAKGVYDIDSIQLIQTVKRMRDEKKFMNGEDISGDIPLYIGAAANPFADPFEFRVRRLAKKIKAGVDFIQTQGIFDVERFSRWMAMARDEGLHEKVHVLAGVIPIKSVGMARYMAKNVAGISVPRELVSRMEGAKDAKEEGLKIAIEIIEQVKEIEGVHGVHIMAVAWEDVVPRIVEEAGLMPRPIV is encoded by the coding sequence ATGAAATCGGGAAGCAGTCTGGAGAGAATACTGGAAAGCGGGCAGTTCGCCGTAACCTCGGAGTGCGGGCCACCCAAGGGAACTTCGGGCCAGGTGGTCAAGCGCAAAGGGGAACTCCTGAAGACCTGCTGTGACGCTTTGAACATAACGGACAACCAGACGGCCATCGTGAGGATGTCCAGCCTCAGCGGGTGCGTTCTTCTGAGGGAACTGGGTATAGAGCCCGTGATGCAGATGGTGGTGCGCGACCGGAACCGGATCGCCATTCAGAGCGACATTCTGGGCGCCGTGGCGCTGGGAGTCCGTAATCTGCTTTGTCTATCCGGTGACCACCAGAGATTCGGCAATCATCCGCAGGCGAAGGGGGTCTACGATATTGATTCCATTCAGCTCATACAGACGGTCAAAAGGATGCGCGATGAGAAGAAGTTCATGAACGGAGAGGATATCTCGGGCGATATCCCGCTCTATATCGGCGCTGCGGCCAATCCCTTTGCGGATCCTTTTGAGTTCAGGGTCAGAAGACTGGCCAAAAAGATAAAGGCAGGGGTTGATTTCATCCAGACCCAGGGGATATTTGATGTGGAAAGGTTCTCCCGCTGGATGGCCATGGCCAGAGACGAGGGCCTGCATGAGAAGGTGCATGTTTTGGCCGGGGTTATTCCCATCAAATCCGTGGGCATGGCGCGGTACATGGCCAAGAACGTGGCCGGCATCTCCGTACCGAGGGAACTGGTCAGCCGGATGGAAGGGGCCAAGGACGCCAAGGAAGAAGGCCTGAAGATAGCTATCGAGATCATTGAACAGGTCAAGGAGATTGAAGGAGTTCACGGCGTTCATATCATGGCTGTGGCCTGGGAGGATGTCGTGCCGCGCATTGTTGAGGAGGCAGGGCTGATGCCCAGGCCGATAGTGTAA
- a CDS encoding methylenetetrahydrofolate reductase has translation MSFRQALESNKFLVTAEIGPGKGTDTGVLLEDASILKDRVDAINVTDMQSSVMRLGSLAVCHLLTDMGIDPVLQVTCRDRNRLALQSDLLSAWVLGIRNVLALTGDHPTLGDHPQAKPVFDLDSVSLLEVIGKLNGGADMVGNELKGATDFLPGAVVNPGADTEAALDLQIIKMEKKMEAGARFFQTQAIYDLDLFEKFMRRVEGYKTKILGGVILLKSAGMARFMNKNVAGVFVPEYLIKEMTETKDKVKTSIEIAARLVNGMKDLCHGVHIMAIGWEKRVPQVLDEAGL, from the coding sequence ATGAGTTTCAGACAGGCTTTAGAATCGAATAAATTCTTAGTCACGGCGGAAATCGGGCCTGGGAAGGGGACCGATACGGGTGTTCTTCTGGAAGATGCTTCCATCTTAAAAGACCGTGTCGATGCTATTAATGTGACCGATATGCAGAGTTCTGTTATGCGATTGGGTTCCCTGGCCGTCTGCCACTTATTGACGGATATGGGGATCGATCCTGTCCTGCAGGTGACTTGCAGGGATCGGAACCGGTTGGCCCTCCAGTCCGACCTCCTCAGCGCCTGGGTACTGGGGATCAGAAACGTCCTGGCGCTCACCGGGGATCATCCGACCCTTGGAGATCATCCCCAGGCCAAGCCGGTGTTTGATCTGGACTCGGTGAGTCTGCTGGAGGTGATCGGCAAACTTAACGGCGGCGCGGACATGGTTGGGAACGAGCTTAAAGGGGCTACGGATTTTCTGCCCGGTGCGGTAGTTAACCCAGGTGCGGATACCGAGGCCGCGCTTGACTTACAGATTATAAAGATGGAAAAAAAGATGGAAGCCGGTGCCCGGTTTTTTCAGACCCAGGCCATTTATGACCTGGACCTGTTTGAAAAGTTCATGAGACGGGTGGAGGGGTATAAGACAAAAATACTGGGGGGTGTGATCCTGCTTAAGTCGGCGGGTATGGCCCGCTTTATGAACAAAAATGTGGCCGGAGTCTTTGTTCCCGAATACCTGATCAAAGAGATGACGGAGACCAAGGACAAAGTCAAGACCAGTATTGAGATAGCGGCAAGATTGGTAAATGGGATGAAGGACCTATGCCACGGTGTACATATCATGGCCATCGGGTGGGAGAAGAGGGTTCCCCAGGTGTTGGATGAAGCAGGACTATAA
- a CDS encoding response regulator translates to MGTNAKIMVVDDDPDMRETLEMILGSVGYTVVTACNGEECLTRLKEEQPDLLILDLLMPKMDGFEVCKALKDPRRAKYAHMPIIILSSIREGVSQRRYELETGVQLDVDDYVEKPVESKVLLERVGRILDKRRSATN, encoded by the coding sequence ATGGGAACGAATGCAAAGATTATGGTAGTGGATGACGATCCGGATATGCGTGAGACCCTGGAGATGATACTCGGATCCGTCGGTTATACAGTAGTTACTGCCTGTAACGGCGAAGAATGCCTGACACGCCTCAAGGAAGAGCAGCCGGACTTACTTATCCTTGATCTTCTTATGCCCAAAATGGATGGTTTTGAGGTGTGTAAGGCCCTTAAAGATCCGAGGCGTGCCAAATATGCCCATATGCCGATTATTATCCTCAGCTCCATAAGGGAGGGGGTCAGCCAGCGCCGCTACGAACTGGAGACCGGCGTGCAGCTTGATGTAGACGACTATGTGGAAAAGCCTGTAGAAAGCAAGGTCTTGCTGGAGCGCGTGGGGAGGATTTTGGATAAGAGGCGTTCTGCCACGAATTGA
- a CDS encoding ATP-binding protein, whose translation MLTKPNILVVENNIAVLNKVNQLLTGRGYNVVVLETAREALDFIQKNPGGVDIMLLSLELPRLGAMPLLETLRKARSEILILAMSADCGEEAIEAMHAGAYDCIRKTFTTERFWTKMDRAIERFHLKRELEALQRERRSLQGCGSDSMRAIFDSIADGIMVTDLHGNLVFCNSKASDMLDISCDELGRPVQQFIRNKELEKLLCAARVEPVEHPKGHHEVCLLETGDKRLRIHVNPVINRDGAPIGMVALIHDVARISGMNALKDDFIFMVSHQLKSPLSSMLMQLSVVVDGLAGELNAKQKDLLAKAKEKTKGMITLVNDLLDFRRIEEGKVLQQIERLDLREILQRTVELTAMSAEDKDITLETHVTEDLPLISGDRNGIEAVLLNLISNAIKYTPGGGRVTVDIYESGQDLRIKVVDTGIGIAQSDMQRIFDKFYRIRSEITKNIAGTGLGLSIVKKIVDLHRGTIHVESEENKGTTFIVSLPIAM comes from the coding sequence ATGCTGACTAAACCGAACATATTAGTAGTGGAAAACAACATCGCCGTCCTTAATAAAGTAAATCAACTTTTAACCGGCCGGGGGTATAACGTTGTCGTGCTTGAAACCGCCAGAGAGGCATTGGATTTTATTCAGAAAAATCCGGGCGGTGTTGATATAATGCTGCTGTCTCTTGAACTCCCACGCCTGGGAGCCATGCCGCTTCTGGAGACTCTGCGGAAGGCGAGAAGCGAGATACTGATCCTGGCCATGTCTGCAGATTGCGGTGAAGAGGCCATTGAGGCTATGCACGCCGGGGCATACGACTGCATACGAAAGACGTTTACTACAGAGCGCTTCTGGACGAAGATGGACCGGGCCATAGAAAGATTTCACCTAAAGCGGGAGTTGGAAGCTCTGCAAAGAGAGAGGCGGTCCCTTCAGGGCTGTGGATCGGACAGCATGCGGGCCATTTTTGACAGTATTGCCGACGGGATTATGGTTACCGACCTACATGGAAATCTTGTATTTTGCAATTCAAAGGCGTCCGATATGCTTGATATATCATGTGACGAGTTGGGGCGCCCGGTTCAACAATTCATAAGAAATAAGGAACTGGAGAAGTTGCTATGTGCCGCCAGAGTAGAACCTGTCGAGCACCCCAAAGGTCACCATGAAGTCTGTTTATTGGAGACCGGCGATAAACGTCTAAGGATCCATGTCAATCCCGTGATCAATAGAGATGGGGCGCCGATTGGGATGGTAGCCTTAATCCACGATGTTGCGCGCATCAGCGGGATGAATGCATTAAAGGATGATTTTATATTTATGGTTTCCCATCAACTAAAATCGCCTTTGAGTTCCATGCTGATGCAGCTCTCCGTAGTCGTAGACGGCCTGGCCGGTGAGCTTAATGCGAAACAGAAGGACCTGCTTGCGAAGGCCAAGGAAAAAACCAAAGGGATGATTACCCTGGTCAACGACCTTTTGGACTTCCGCCGTATTGAGGAAGGGAAGGTCTTACAACAGATAGAACGTTTAGACCTGCGGGAGATACTGCAGCGGACGGTCGAATTGACGGCCATGTCGGCTGAGGATAAGGATATAACTTTAGAGACGCACGTAACTGAAGATTTGCCGCTCATAAGTGGTGACCGGAACGGAATAGAGGCGGTTCTCCTCAACTTAATCAGCAATGCGATCAAGTACACACCCGGCGGTGGGCGGGTAACGGTCGATATATACGAAAGCGGTCAAGATCTGCGCATCAAGGTAGTAGATACCGGCATCGGCATAGCGCAGTCCGATATGCAGCGTATTTTTGACAAGTTTTATCGTATCAGGTCGGAAATAACCAAAAACATAGCCGGGACAGGGCTGGGCCTTTCTATTGTCAAAAAGATAGTCGACCTCCACAGAGGTACCATTCATGTAGAGAGCGAGGAAAACAAGGGTACCACGTTTATAGTTTCGTTGCCCATTGCCATGTAG
- a CDS encoding response regulator, with the protein MAVSKKILMVDDDVDFCAAVKLLLESKAYEVVLAHDGKEGLDKVRAAGPDLVILDVMMPEMNGYDVCVVLKSDPKLSHIPIILLTAVDQSIFKTTYTKEMGLMTEADDYIAKPVDSAELARRVERLLSP; encoded by the coding sequence ATGGCCGTGAGTAAGAAAATATTGATGGTAGATGATGACGTTGATTTTTGTGCGGCAGTCAAACTTCTCCTTGAGAGTAAGGCTTACGAGGTTGTCTTAGCCCACGACGGGAAGGAAGGTCTGGATAAGGTCCGGGCTGCGGGGCCGGATCTGGTTATCCTGGACGTAATGATGCCGGAAATGAATGGGTATGATGTGTGCGTCGTTCTCAAGTCCGATCCAAAGTTGAGTCACATACCAATCATTCTCCTCACCGCGGTGGACCAATCCATATTCAAGACGACCTACACTAAAGAAATGGGTCTAATGACCGAGGCCGATGACTATATTGCCAAGCCGGTCGATTCTGCTGAGTTGGCGAGGCGGGTGGAACGGTTATTGAGCCCGTAA
- a CDS encoding methylenetetrahydrofolate reductase C-terminal domain-containing protein, giving the protein MIIATQKDLAEIKHMVAPYKKVLIVGCGMCMTFCSAGGPDEVARLAENLATDREGLTVEKGMIPRQCSDKFIDRLEEKIRDYEAVLSMACGNGVQAVARRFPDKRVLPALNTQFIGIEQEPGVWTEMCMACGDCILGRTAGVCPVARCAKGLLNGPCGGSQEGKCEVSKDRPCAWQEIYHGLKRLGLLDYLRGETQIKGWAVHPGRVIREELKAKEG; this is encoded by the coding sequence ATGATTATTGCTACACAAAAAGACTTGGCGGAAATAAAACACATGGTCGCCCCCTATAAAAAGGTTCTGATAGTAGGGTGTGGTATGTGCATGACGTTCTGTTCCGCAGGTGGGCCGGATGAGGTGGCAAGACTGGCCGAAAATCTGGCGACGGACAGAGAGGGACTGACCGTAGAAAAGGGCATGATTCCCCGGCAGTGTTCGGATAAATTCATTGATCGCCTGGAGGAGAAAATTCGGGATTATGAAGCCGTCCTTTCTATGGCCTGCGGCAACGGCGTGCAGGCTGTGGCCAGACGGTTTCCGGACAAACGTGTTCTGCCGGCGCTCAACACACAGTTTATCGGCATTGAACAAGAACCGGGCGTCTGGACTGAAATGTGTATGGCCTGCGGCGATTGTATCCTGGGGAGGACGGCCGGTGTGTGTCCGGTGGCACGCTGTGCTAAGGGCCTGCTCAATGGGCCGTGTGGCGGCTCCCAGGAGGGTAAGTGTGAGGTTTCTAAAGATCGCCCTTGCGCCTGGCAGGAGATATACCATGGACTAAAGCGGCTGGGGCTTTTGGATTATTTAAGAGGCGAGACGCAAATAAAGGGCTGGGCCGTTCACCCGGGTAGGGTAATTAGGGAAGAACTGAAGGCGAAAGAGGGCTGA